The following proteins come from a genomic window of Methanoculleus caldifontis:
- a CDS encoding archaellin/type IV pilin N-terminal domain-containing protein yields the protein MSTSNSSDAGFTGLEAAIVLIAFVIVAAVFSFVVLQAGFLSAQQGQSVIHDGIGQAGSSCTVTGIVYGIGATPNRIDAIVIPIGLTAGSKPIDITTVSIRLVGSGHRETVAQNVPLVDVFPKSGFWSVQQRLNGDSDMILEAGEQFVLNISPSNLNDCKPYRSFAIEIKPAGRAALRVERTVPGSIERVTRLD from the coding sequence ATGTCTACCTCGAACTCTTCTGATGCCGGGTTCACCGGGCTTGAGGCCGCGATCGTCCTCATCGCCTTCGTCATCGTTGCAGCCGTCTTTTCGTTCGTCGTCCTCCAGGCGGGTTTCCTGTCGGCACAGCAGGGCCAGTCGGTCATCCACGACGGCATCGGGCAGGCCGGGTCGAGCTGCACGGTGACCGGTATCGTTTACGGCATCGGCGCCACGCCCAATCGCATAGATGCGATCGTCATCCCCATCGGGCTTACGGCCGGCAGCAAGCCGATCGATATCACCACGGTCTCTATCCGTCTCGTCGGTTCCGGGCACCGGGAGACCGTTGCCCAGAATGTCCCCCTGGTCGATGTTTTCCCAAAATCCGGATTCTGGAGCGTCCAGCAACGGTTGAACGGTGACTCCGATATGATCCTCGAGGCAGGAGAACAGTTCGTCCTGAACATCTCGCCGTCAAACCTGAATGACTGCAAACCCTACAGATCGTTCGCCATCGAGATCAAACCTGCCGGAAGGGCCGCCCTCCGGGTGGAGCGGACGGTTCCCGGCAGCATCGAGAGGGTGACCCGCCTGGACTGA
- a CDS encoding metal-dependent hydrolase — MFAACHLLLGLIIGLALAGRLGDRRLIGLCAFGAILPDLIDKPVGHILLAGSLDSGRIFAHGLLFLALLLALGIVLRQRRGSFGLIAVAVGAFSHQVIDTMWAIPVTWYFPLLGPYRPYDTTDYFGNAILAEASSLSEWVFLIASAGIALAVYRDSRPDLTRFARPLVRVAVPLLLALTIASLYAWAAGIPESVLMAGGGEEDYLVLAAVGAAGAVGMVRYRDLLSAG, encoded by the coding sequence GCGACTCATCGGTCTCTGCGCCTTCGGGGCCATCCTCCCCGACCTGATCGACAAACCGGTAGGCCACATCCTGCTCGCGGGATCGCTCGACTCCGGCCGGATATTCGCGCACGGACTGCTCTTCCTCGCACTCCTCCTCGCTCTCGGCATCGTCCTCAGGCAGCGGCGCGGATCGTTCGGGCTCATTGCCGTCGCGGTGGGCGCATTCTCCCACCAGGTCATTGACACGATGTGGGCGATACCCGTCACCTGGTACTTCCCGCTCCTTGGCCCATACCGGCCCTACGATACCACCGATTACTTCGGCAACGCCATACTTGCAGAGGCCTCCTCGCTCTCGGAGTGGGTCTTCCTCATCGCGTCGGCAGGCATCGCCCTCGCCGTCTACCGGGACTCCCGGCCGGACCTTACCCGGTTCGCCCGCCCGCTCGTCCGCGTCGCCGTCCCGCTCCTTCTGGCCCTTACCATCGCCTCGCTCTACGCCTGGGCGGCCGGCATCCCGGAGAGCGTCCTGATGGCCGGGGGCGGGGAGGAGGACTACCTGGTGCTTGCCGCGGTGGGGGCCGCCGGGGCCGTCGGGATGGTCAGGTACCGCGACCTCCTCTCTGCCGGGTGA